CGCTCGTCGTGCGCTCCGCCTGTCCTGTACGAACACACCCTCCTCCATCTGCTCCCCAACTTGAAATTCGTCCACCGCGCGTGCTCGGCTCCTCCGCGAGATGGATGTGCTCACCATGCAACAAAAGCCATTGGCTAACGTCCGCCGCGCCTTAGACAGCTTCACGCACCTGAGACACCCTCCCGGCGCATACAATCCTCCACCGGAGCCCATTGCTCCACCGACAGCGCCCGCAAAGACCCTCCCGCAGCTCCCCGTCCGCGAGATTCCCCCTCcaccagcagccatggcagagACAGGAGGTTCGCCCATTGGCATTGCCAACGTACGTTGCGCGTGGACAATATTGAGGAGAATGCGAACTGACCGCCTGTGCAGCTGCCCAACCAGCGCCACAAGATTGTGGCCAAGCGTGGTGCTGCCTTCACGATCATGGTGGCCGGTGAGTCTGGCCTTGGAAAGACTACCTTCATCAACACTCTCTTCAGCACGACCATCAAGAACTACGCCGACCACAAGCGACGTCACGCAAAGCAGATCGACAAGACGGTGGAGATTGAAATCACAAAGGCGGAGCTCGAGGAGAAGTTCTTCAAGGTCCGCTTGACCGTCATCGATACACCGGGTTTTGGTGACTACGTGAACAACCGCGACAGCTGGCAGCCAATTATAGAATTCTTGGACGATCAGCACGAGAGCTACATGTTGCAGGAGCAACAGCCAAAGAGAAGTGACAAGATCGACTTGCGTGTCCACGCCTGTCTGTTCTTCATCCGCCCTACCGGCCACACTCTGAAGCCATTGGACATCGAGGTCATGAAGCGCTTGGCCACCCGCGTCAACCTGATTCCAGTCATTGCAAAGGCCGATACTCTCTCACCGGCAGATCTCGCCCGCTTCAAGCACCGCGTAAGTTGTAGCTTACACAGAGATTGCTTTGGGATTGGAACACTGACAATTGTCGAATACAGATCCGAAGCGTCATCGAGGCACAAGGCATCAAAATCTATACTCCACCGCtcgaggaggacgacgaggccgGCCTGCAGCACGCTCGCAGCTTGATCTCCGCCATGCCATTCTCGGTCATCGGTTCCGAGCGTGATGTGACTACCCCTGATGGACGCACTGTCAAGGGTCGTCACTACCACTGGGGTGTCGCTGAGGTTGAGAACGAGGAGCACTGCGACTTCAAGAAGCTCCGCGCTATCCTCATCCGCACACACATGCTCGACCTGATCCACACCACAGAAGAGAACCACTACGAGGTGTACCGCGCGCAACAGATGGAGACCAGGAAGTTTGGTGAGGCAAGACCTCGGAAGCTGGACAACCCCAAAttcaaggaggaagaagaggctcTCCGCAAGCGCTTCACCGAACAAGTcaaggtggaggagcagcgtTTCAGACAATGGGAGCAGAAGCTTATTGCTGAGCGCGATCGTCTCAACAAGGATCTCGAGCAGAGCCATGCGGTCATCAAGCAACTCGAGGCGGAAGTCGAGACGCTGCAGGGTAGCATGTCGAGGACTGGTCGCCGCTAGGCGCATCAGGGGTGCAGGATATGAGTATGAAGACGCAAGAAGCTACCGACCACGCCACGGCAGGACAGTGGCAACTGCGACAGAATCAGATCTCAAGCGTCCCTTCCATCGCCAGGAAATCAGACATTGTTATGGCGCTGAGTGGGACTCGTTTCAGGGTGGGTTGCAAAGTGCGAAGATACCTTTACTGCTTTCATTGTGTTTGTTCAGGAGAGATTTATGGAAAGCTGCTTAGCGTGGTGTTGCGAGGCTGTCAAGTGCTGAGCATCGCGGTCACGAGCCAAAAAGCATTAGTGCGTATCTGTAGGATGTAATATCAGCACAGCACTTGTTGTAATTACATTTGGACCCCATCTTCACATGTCAATATACCCACATGCTAAGCCTGCAGCTGTTCCGATCCCTGCTTAGAAGTGCGAACCACAGTCTTGGCACCTTCCTCACCTCGATCTAATGTTTCAAGTCTGACTTCACTCCTTCCACATCACATCATGCTACCACTACCACGATGACAAGCAATACGCGCTTCCCGACGAAGCAGATATCGAGGCTCACGAACCACAATGGACCGGTACACGCCGTCACTTTCTCCGCCGGAACGGGCCAATACGTCCTCACCGGCTGTCAAGACCGCAATGTGCGACTCTTCAATCCGGTCAATGGACGACTGATTCAGACCTTTTCTGCTCATGGCTACGAAGTCCTCGACCTCAGCGTCAGCGACGACAATGCACGCTTCGTATCCGGAGGCGGCGATAAAACAGTTTTCCTCTGGGACGTTGCCACTGCGCAGACACTGCGACGTTTCACGGGACATTCTGCGAGAGTCAATTGTGTTGCTTTcggaggcgaaggcgatTCAGTCGTCATCAGTGGAAGTTTTGATGGGACTGTCAAGATCTGGGATGGGAAGAGTCGGAGTGAGAAACCTATTATGAGTTTCTCCGAAGCGAAAGATTCGGTTTCGAGTGTTGCTGTCAATGGGCATGAGATTTTTGTTGGGTCTGTGGATGGGTGTGTGAGAGTTTATGATTTGAGTATGGGTTGCGTGGATGTCGATTACGTGGCGCCTGGGAAGGGCGTTACGAGTGTTTGTCCCACGAAGGCTGGGGATGGGTATTTGGTGAGTAGTCTGGATTCGACGATGAGGTTTTTTGATCGCGGGACGGGGAAGTGTTTGCAGAGTTTTAGGGATGAGGGATTTAGGAATGAGACGTATAGGTTGAGGAGTGTTTTGGCAATGGGAGAGGCTTATGCGATGAGTGGGACGGAGGATGGAAGAGTGTTGGTTTGGGATGTTTTGACTGGGGTGGTGGCGCAGAGGCTTTGGCACAAGAGTGAGAGTGCTGCGCAGACTATTGCGAGTAAGAAGGATGTTGTGTCTGCTGTCGCTTGGAATCAGCTGAGGAAGCAGTGGGCGAGTGCTGGCGGAGATGGGGCCGTCGTTGTCTGGGGTACGGGCGACTGAAGGATCGTGTGCGCATGCTCCAAACC
This genomic interval from Cercospora beticola chromosome 7, complete sequence contains the following:
- the SPN4 gene encoding Septin spn4 encodes the protein MDGQNFVMESRKAEAPSSPQALAGTTAHPAVPSELASPIRRSNARGHRRSQFGKCQLERRAPAPAPASQLPLHLHKQPHPGPSSRNCCSFTHPPIHDFSRSAARRALRLSYSFTHLRHPPGAYNPPPEPIAPPTAPAKTLPQLPVREIPPPPAAMAETGGSPIGIANLPNQRHKIVAKRGAAFTIMVAGESGLGKTTFINTLFSTTIKNYADHKRRHAKQIDKTVEIEITKAELEEKFFKVRLTVIDTPGFGDYVNNRDSWQPIIEFLDDQHESYMLQEQQPKRSDKIDLRVHACLFFIRPTGHTLKPLDIEVMKRLATRVNLIPVIAKADTLSPADLARFKHRIRSVIEAQGIKIYTPPLEEDDEAGLQHARSLISAMPFSVIGSERDVTTPDGRTVKGRHYHWGVAEVENEEHCDFKKLRAILIRTHMLDLIHTTEENHYEVYRAQQMETRKFGEARPRKLDNPKFKEEEEALRKRFTEQVKVEEQRFRQWEQKLIAERDRLNKDLEQSHAVIKQLEAEVETLQGSMSRTGRR